A genome region from Triticum aestivum cultivar Chinese Spring chromosome 2B, IWGSC CS RefSeq v2.1, whole genome shotgun sequence includes the following:
- the LOC123041696 gene encoding protein GL2-INTERACTING REPRESSOR 1, which produces MASTVESPTSSCVSSDTEEEAAAVTKPMVVVGCPQCLMYVMLSGAAEEQPRCPRCKSPVLLHFLHGAAAAAAASTNRQQPSKS; this is translated from the coding sequence ATGGCGAGCACGGTGGAGTCGCCGACGAGCTCGTGCGTGTCGTCggacacggaggaggaggccgcggcggtgacgaagccgatggtggtggtggggtgccCGCAGTGCCTCATGTACGTGATGCTGTCGGGGGCGGCGGAGGAGCAGCCCAGGTGCCCCCGGTGCAAGAGCCCCGTGCTGCTGCACTTCCTCCacggcgctgccgccgccgccgccgccagcaccaaCAGGCAGCAGCCCAGCAAGAGCTAG